The Methanohalophilus portucalensis genome window below encodes:
- a CDS encoding transposase: MIDKDKSKNRVTKNENDIVIDPLESMKSNLGNIVEECIECYIEPGSQYTSELIEKHERFDGKQKNTSIQRSIDQRRKIKGLLIAKKKNVSKSNSDWIVKGSHGAKHLVTVNSEGEYLCDCEDFRHRHYICKHIHAVNAIESGLTLPSVHVLENRLKELRPHIKKCTQNWSAYNKAQKKEEELLYVILNKICSMIIEYPEAKRGRPTVPIKDAIFAMVCKVYSMKSGRRAAHNINLAYEKEYISRQVPPTTISDYMRMSDITPILTGLIELVSTPFIDIERVFAMDSSGFSTSTYESWYNFKYGMESKKHKWLKAHINVGVKTNIITAVKITNKDEPDQNKFEHLFKATLKNFQIDEQLADGAYCNREIFKLIDDSGAKPFIPFSDNSSSKPRGVWIWKEMYDLFQENKLEYLKHYDKRNNVETTFHMLKTKFNGTLKSRSENGQVNEILCKILCHNISVLIHEIYQLNVSVDNLFQAKKQNMPLMHVVHNNGIHVNYSCAQSY; encoded by the coding sequence ATGATTGATAAAGACAAATCAAAAAACCGAGTAACAAAAAATGAAAACGATATTGTAATAGATCCATTAGAGTCTATGAAAAGTAACCTTGGGAATATAGTTGAAGAATGTATTGAATGTTATATTGAACCTGGTTCACAGTACACTTCAGAGCTTATTGAAAAACATGAAAGATTCGACGGAAAGCAAAAGAATACATCCATACAAAGGTCTATTGACCAAAGAAGAAAAATTAAAGGACTCTTAATCGCAAAAAAGAAGAATGTAAGTAAATCAAATTCAGATTGGATTGTTAAAGGTAGTCATGGAGCCAAACATTTGGTTACAGTTAATTCTGAAGGGGAGTATCTATGCGACTGTGAAGATTTTCGACATAGGCATTATATCTGCAAACACATACACGCTGTAAATGCAATAGAAAGCGGTCTTACTCTCCCATCAGTCCATGTATTGGAAAATAGGTTAAAGGAACTACGACCACACATAAAAAAATGCACACAAAACTGGAGTGCGTATAACAAAGCACAAAAAAAAGAAGAAGAACTCCTTTACGTAATACTGAATAAAATATGTTCGATGATTATAGAGTACCCTGAAGCAAAAAGGGGTCGACCAACCGTTCCTATTAAAGATGCTATTTTTGCAATGGTATGTAAGGTATATAGCATGAAATCAGGGAGGCGAGCAGCACATAATATAAACCTAGCTTATGAAAAAGAATACATAAGTAGACAAGTACCACCGACTACGATATCAGATTACATGAGAATGTCTGATATTACGCCTATATTAACGGGATTGATTGAACTTGTAAGTACTCCATTTATCGACATTGAAAGAGTATTTGCCATGGATTCTTCAGGATTTTCAACAAGCACATACGAAAGCTGGTACAACTTTAAGTATGGCATGGAGTCCAAGAAACACAAATGGTTGAAAGCGCATATCAATGTGGGTGTGAAAACAAATATAATCACGGCGGTGAAAATAACCAATAAGGATGAACCAGATCAAAATAAGTTTGAACATCTTTTCAAAGCCACATTGAAGAATTTTCAAATTGATGAACAACTGGCAGATGGAGCATACTGCAATCGTGAAATTTTCAAATTGATTGATGATAGTGGTGCCAAACCATTCATACCATTTTCAGATAATTCAAGTAGTAAACCTCGTGGTGTATGGATATGGAAAGAAATGTACGACCTCTTTCAAGAGAACAAATTAGAGTATCTCAAACATTATGACAAGCGTAACAATGTTGAAACTACATTCCATATGTTGAAGACTAAGTTCAATGGAACACTGAAAAGTAGATCAGAAAATGGACAGGTCAATGAAATCCTGTGTAAGATTCTGTGTCACAATATTTCTGTATTGATACACGAAATATATCAGTTAAATGTATCAGTAGATAACCTTTTTCAAGCGAAAAAGCAAAATATGCCATTGATGCATGTTGTTCATAATAATGGCATTCATGTGAACTATTCCTGCGCACAAAGTTACTAA
- the mtbA gene encoding methylcobamide:CoM methyltransferase MtbA: protein MVEYTPKERLARVFAGEEVDRMPAICATQTGTVEQMDAVDAYWPEAHEDPVKMAALAEAGHTVVGFEAVRVPFDITAEAEFFGCGIKPSTKEQQPSVISHVVSKAEDLEQFEGYNIEDGRIGNVCQAVKILADKYGDELPIIGSMIGPFSLAQHLNGDSWFMNIMTDQEFGLKLMEFTTEFCTQYALKQVENGADTFAIIDPTASYQLIGADFYKTFVVPFHQKIVEALHEKGIPSILHICGDTTNGLAIMETCGVDAISVDQNVDPVAAVENVDKALILGNLDPVSVLWNQGEDNVEGVKEESKRVLDAGVQLLAPGCGIVSKTPTQNLQAMIEAAKNWTY from the coding sequence ATGGTTGAATATACACCCAAAGAGAGATTAGCACGCGTATTTGCAGGTGAAGAAGTAGACAGGATGCCTGCTATCTGTGCCACCCAGACAGGAACAGTAGAACAGATGGATGCAGTAGATGCTTACTGGCCAGAAGCTCACGAAGACCCTGTAAAAATGGCAGCACTGGCAGAAGCAGGCCACACAGTTGTAGGATTTGAAGCAGTACGTGTTCCTTTCGACATCACAGCAGAAGCAGAATTTTTCGGATGCGGAATCAAGCCAAGTACCAAGGAACAGCAGCCATCCGTTATCAGCCACGTTGTCAGCAAGGCCGAAGACCTCGAACAATTCGAAGGTTACAACATCGAAGACGGCAGGATCGGAAACGTATGTCAGGCAGTCAAGATCCTCGCAGACAAATACGGCGACGAACTTCCAATCATCGGCAGTATGATCGGACCATTCTCCCTCGCACAGCACCTTAATGGTGACTCCTGGTTCATGAACATCATGACAGACCAGGAATTTGGCCTCAAACTCATGGAATTCACCACTGAGTTCTGCACACAGTACGCCCTCAAGCAGGTCGAGAACGGTGCCGACACCTTTGCAATCATTGATCCAACAGCCAGCTACCAGCTTATTGGTGCTGACTTCTACAAGACTTTCGTAGTTCCATTCCACCAGAAGATTGTTGAAGCACTCCACGAGAAAGGTATACCATCCATCCTCCACATCTGCGGAGACACAACTAACGGACTTGCGATCATGGAAACCTGCGGCGTAGATGCAATCAGTGTAGACCAGAATGTCGACCCTGTAGCAGCAGTTGAGAATGTGGACAAGGCCCTCATCTTAGGTAACCTCGACCCTGTAAGTGTTCTATGGAACCAGGGCGAAGACAATGTCGAAGGTGTAAAGGAAGAATCCAAGAGAGTTCTCGATGCAGGAGTACAGCTTCTCGCACCGGGTTGCGGTATTGTGAGCAAGACTCCTACCCAGAACCTTCAGGCAATGATCGAAGCAGCAAAGAACTGGACATACTAA
- the pylD gene encoding 3-methylornithyl-N6-L-lysine dehydrogenase PylD, which translates to MALLTPQDLEGLTKQLECNNNTIKKATGMDIADICKQIYGTTLDGEKVGIVPITSGNGIITNFSSSLLTITEYFGLDGAVTEHPDVTGYYEAVSSDADIILMADDHIFIAHNMKNGKIATNHVCTGVVYAEIASRYKYADSKDILVIGLGRVGYAGAQHLVKRDFDVYAYDPDRETMEKARKELGIIPYDPEEEHKFSMVLEATPNPNTISEGMVAERCLVSTPGIPCGLPEDIGERNEIDLVMEPLMIGVASMLYAVM; encoded by the coding sequence ATGGCACTACTTACACCACAAGATCTGGAAGGACTCACAAAACAGCTTGAGTGCAATAACAATACTATCAAAAAAGCAACCGGAATGGACATTGCTGACATATGCAAACAAATATACGGCACAACTCTTGACGGAGAAAAGGTAGGTATTGTGCCTATAACTTCCGGCAACGGTATCATTACCAACTTTTCGTCATCCCTGCTTACGATAACCGAATATTTCGGCCTTGATGGTGCTGTAACCGAGCATCCTGACGTTACCGGGTACTATGAAGCTGTTTCCAGTGATGCCGACATAATACTGATGGCAGATGACCACATTTTTATTGCACACAATATGAAAAACGGCAAAATTGCAACCAATCATGTATGCACCGGAGTGGTTTATGCTGAAATCGCCTCCCGTTACAAATATGCCGACTCAAAAGATATACTTGTAATCGGCCTGGGAAGAGTGGGTTATGCCGGAGCACAACATCTCGTAAAAAGGGATTTCGATGTGTATGCCTATGACCCCGACAGGGAAACTATGGAAAAGGCCCGCAAAGAACTGGGCATCATACCCTATGATCCCGAAGAAGAACACAAGTTCTCCATGGTCCTGGAAGCTACACCAAATCCCAATACGATCTCCGAAGGCATGGTCGCAGAAAGATGCCTCGTGTCCACACCGGGAATTCCCTGTGGCTTGCCTGAAGACATCGGGGAAAGGAACGAAATCGATCTAGTAATGGAACCTCTGATGATTGGCGTGGCTTCAATGCTTTACGCGGTAATGTAA